In the genome of Amaranthus tricolor cultivar Red isolate AtriRed21 chromosome 15, ASM2621246v1, whole genome shotgun sequence, one region contains:
- the LOC130801307 gene encoding protein GET4, with protein MSRSRKASLPPASENIEKLQKIVDGGNYYGAQQMYKSTSARYVSAERYSDALDIIESGACLQLKHDQVTCGSELAMLFVDTLVKGKFSYNEDLLDRLRKIYEAFPRNAVPDHVGDDDDMQKLTEALGAAKIRVEGCSSFLRAAIRWSIEFGTDKNGCRELHTMLAEYIYSETPEVDMNKVSFHFVRGKSPKRFTDTLVNFMEKCYPGEDDLAIARAVLMYLALGNLRDANYVYNEVKKQLESKEVEYPESDLMQFISYLLQTLERDALPLFRMLRQNYNSSIERDPAFHELLDHIAERFYGVRRKNPMQGMFGDIFKMMGDINM; from the exons ATGTCTCGATCCAGAAAAGCCTCTCTTCCTCCTGCTTCAGAG aacattgaaaaattacaaaaaattgttGATGGAGGCAATTATTATGGAGCACAGCAGATGTACAAGTCCACTTCTGCAAG ATACGTATCGGCAGAAAGGTATTCTGATGCATTGGACATTATAGAATCGGGTGCTTGCCTCCAGTTGAAACATGATCAG GTTACTTGTGGTTCTGAGCTGGCAATGTTGTTCGTAGATACCCTCGTGAAGGGGAAGTTTTCTTACAATGAGGATCTGCTAG ACCGTCTCAGGAAAATCTACGAGGCATTTCCTCGAAACGCTGTACCGGATCATGTTGGAGATGATGATGACATGCAAAAGCTTACGGAGGCATTGGGAGCTGCTAAAATACGGGTGGAGGGTTGCTCTTCTTTTCTGAGGGCTGCAATTAG GTGGTCTATTGAGTTTGGAACTGATAAAAATGGCTGCCGGGAGCTGCATACTATGCTTGCTGAGTACATATATTCTGAAACTCCTGAGGTG GACATGAACAAAGTCTCGTTTCATTTTGTTCGTGGTAAAAGTCCAAAGAGATTTACTGACACCCTAGTAAATTTCATGGAGAAG TGTTATCCTGGTGAAGATGATTTGGCTATTGCTCGTGCTGTTTTGAT GTATCTAGCTTTAGGTAATTTGAGAGATGCAAACTATGTTTACAATGAGGTGAAGAAACAGTTGGAATCTAAAGAAGTAGAATATCCAGAGTCAGATCTTATGCAATTTATCAGTTATCTCTTGCAAAC GTTAGAAAGGGATGCTCTGCCTCTTTTCAGAATGTTGAGGCAGAATTACAACTCCAGTATTGAGAGAGATCCTGCCTTTCATGAG TTGCTAGATCACATTGCAGAAAGGTTCTATGGAGTACGACGCAaaaatccaatgcaagggatgTTCGGAGACATATTCAAG ATGATGGGAGATATCAATATGTGA